A genome region from Leifsonia sp. Root112D2 includes the following:
- a CDS encoding arginase family protein codes for MPATFLVVPQWQGSGSSRAMRLIDGAEAIRGDLPRSATQLVDVPLGAGESLDTGIRRFSSIVAIRELAAARLHETSGDVVTIGGDCGADLASVAHAVAAREPGSVALLWFDAHGDLNDAASSTSGAFGGMALRALLGDAPDGLAATPRERLAAEAVILAGTRSLDDAESAFIDERGIRMVSVDELAEPDALLAAVASTGATSVYIHVDLDVLDPATISGVGYPEPFGLQPELLCELLRSLRSRFELAGACVAGFAPESPDAAARDLPVILRVLGALTAPLG; via the coding sequence GTGCCAGCTACCTTTCTCGTCGTGCCCCAGTGGCAGGGATCCGGCTCCTCGCGGGCCATGCGCCTCATCGATGGTGCCGAGGCCATTCGCGGTGATCTGCCACGCTCGGCCACCCAGCTTGTCGATGTGCCCCTGGGGGCGGGCGAATCGCTCGATACGGGCATCCGCCGGTTCTCGTCGATCGTGGCGATTCGCGAGCTGGCGGCCGCGAGACTGCACGAGACCAGTGGAGACGTTGTCACCATCGGTGGCGACTGCGGCGCCGACCTGGCAAGCGTTGCCCACGCCGTCGCGGCCCGCGAGCCGGGCAGCGTGGCACTGCTCTGGTTCGATGCGCACGGTGACCTGAATGATGCCGCGTCGTCGACATCCGGGGCATTCGGCGGAATGGCGCTGCGGGCTCTTCTCGGGGACGCTCCCGACGGACTCGCCGCCACACCCCGCGAACGGCTTGCGGCCGAGGCCGTGATTCTGGCAGGCACACGGTCGCTCGACGACGCCGAGAGCGCCTTCATCGACGAGCGCGGCATCCGCATGGTGTCGGTCGACGAGCTCGCCGAACCGGATGCGCTGCTCGCCGCCGTCGCATCCACCGGCGCGACCTCGGTCTACATTCACGTCGACCTCGATGTGCTCGATCCGGCGACCATCTCGGGCGTCGGCTACCCCGAGCCGTTCGGGCTGCAGCCCGAACTGTTGTGCGAGTTGCTGCGGAGTCTGCGAAGCCGTTTCGAACTGGCCGGGGCGTGCGTTGCCGGCTTCGCACCCGAATCACCGGATGCCGCTGCCCGCGATCTGCCTGTCATTCTGCGCGTGCTCGGCGCCCTCACCGCGCCGCTCGGCTGA
- a CDS encoding crotonase/enoyl-CoA hydratase family protein, translating into MSESKILTERRGQLFLIGFNRPEKRNAADYELLTQLSLAYGEFERDAELRVAVVYAVGDHFTGGLDLADVVPHVGPDGLDVVPEGGINPWQVDGVQLSKPVVMAVQGTCLTLGIELMLASDIVVAADSATFGQVEVARGILPFGGATIRFARAAGWGNAMRWILTGDTFDASEALRMGLVQEIVPHGQQLERAVALAERIAARAPLAVQATLANARLAVREGDEAAENALGPELVRLMQSEDARIGVEAFLTRSEPRFVGR; encoded by the coding sequence ATGAGCGAATCGAAGATTCTCACCGAGCGACGCGGCCAGCTGTTTCTCATCGGATTCAACAGGCCCGAGAAGCGCAACGCCGCAGATTATGAGCTACTCACCCAGCTCTCCCTGGCCTATGGCGAGTTCGAGCGCGACGCCGAACTGCGGGTTGCCGTCGTCTACGCGGTCGGCGATCACTTCACGGGCGGACTCGACCTCGCCGATGTCGTGCCTCATGTTGGCCCCGATGGCCTCGACGTCGTTCCGGAGGGCGGCATCAACCCGTGGCAGGTCGACGGCGTACAGCTGTCGAAACCGGTGGTGATGGCTGTTCAGGGCACCTGCCTCACGCTCGGCATCGAGCTCATGCTGGCCAGCGACATCGTGGTGGCCGCCGACTCGGCGACGTTCGGGCAGGTGGAGGTTGCCCGGGGCATCCTGCCGTTCGGCGGCGCCACGATTCGCTTCGCCCGCGCGGCCGGCTGGGGCAATGCGATGCGCTGGATTCTCACGGGCGATACTTTCGATGCCTCCGAGGCGCTGCGCATGGGACTCGTGCAGGAGATTGTGCCACACGGGCAGCAACTCGAGCGTGCCGTGGCTCTCGCCGAGCGCATAGCGGCGCGGGCCCCGCTCGCCGTGCAGGCGACACTCGCCAACGCCCGCCTGGCCGTACGTGAGGGCGACGAGGCCGCAGAGAATGCGCTCGGGCCTGAACTCGTGCGCCTCATGCAGAGCGAGGACGCCCGCATCGGCGTCGAGGCCTTCCTCACCCGCAGCGAGCCCCGCTTCGTCGGCCGCTGA
- a CDS encoding dihydrolipoyl dehydrogenase family protein, with protein sequence MMTASEYDVIVIGAGAVGENVADRAVQGGMRTVIVESELVGGECSYWACMPSKALLRSAALLRAAEKVGGAREAVTGELDVAAVLKRRDTMTSNWKDDGQVEWLNGAGIDLVRGHARITAPREVTVTGADGSVTVLTAKHAVSVCTGSASLLPDIPGLADAQPWTSRDATSVKGVPTTLAIIGGGVVAAEMATAYAGFGTVVHLIARGALLANNEPFAGELVADSLEKLGVHLHLGVSPTEVHRTPGQTVALTLSDGEELVTEEVLVATGRVPQTGDLGLENIGLAANEWLHVDDSMLVHGADNSALEGDWLYAVGDVNHRALLTHQGKYQARIAGDAIAARAKGVRVSGDPWSACTATADHQSVPQVTFTDPEVASVGLTAAQAEKAGYRTRVVDYAISNVAGASINADGYVGQARMVVDEDRHVLLGVTFVGTDVGELLHSATIAIVGEVTIDRLWHAVPSYPTLSEVWLRLLESYGRPTP encoded by the coding sequence ATGATGACGGCATCCGAATATGACGTGATAGTTATAGGCGCAGGCGCCGTCGGCGAGAACGTGGCCGACCGCGCGGTGCAGGGCGGAATGCGCACGGTCATCGTGGAGAGCGAACTCGTCGGTGGCGAGTGCTCGTACTGGGCCTGCATGCCGTCGAAGGCCCTGTTGCGCAGTGCGGCCCTGTTGCGCGCAGCCGAGAAGGTCGGGGGCGCGCGCGAGGCCGTCACCGGTGAGCTGGACGTGGCCGCAGTGCTCAAGCGGCGCGACACGATGACCAGTAACTGGAAGGACGACGGGCAGGTCGAGTGGCTGAACGGCGCGGGCATCGATCTCGTGCGTGGCCATGCCAGAATCACGGCCCCACGGGAGGTCACCGTGACCGGCGCCGACGGCTCGGTCACGGTGCTGACCGCGAAACACGCCGTCTCGGTGTGCACCGGTTCCGCCTCGCTCCTGCCCGACATCCCGGGCCTCGCCGACGCGCAGCCCTGGACCAGCCGCGACGCCACGAGCGTGAAGGGCGTTCCGACGACGCTGGCCATCATCGGCGGCGGGGTGGTCGCGGCGGAGATGGCAACCGCGTACGCGGGCTTCGGCACCGTCGTGCACCTGATCGCCCGCGGCGCCCTGCTGGCCAACAACGAGCCGTTCGCGGGAGAGCTCGTCGCCGACTCCCTCGAGAAGCTTGGCGTGCACCTGCATCTGGGGGTCTCTCCCACCGAGGTGCATCGCACGCCCGGCCAGACCGTGGCCCTCACCCTCAGTGACGGTGAGGAACTCGTCACCGAAGAGGTGCTGGTGGCAACGGGTCGGGTGCCCCAGACCGGCGATCTGGGCCTCGAAAACATCGGGTTGGCCGCCAATGAGTGGCTGCACGTCGACGACAGCATGCTCGTGCATGGCGCGGACAACAGCGCGCTCGAAGGCGACTGGCTCTATGCCGTCGGAGACGTGAACCATCGTGCGCTGCTCACCCATCAGGGCAAATACCAGGCCCGCATCGCCGGGGACGCGATAGCCGCACGCGCCAAGGGAGTGCGGGTCTCGGGCGATCCGTGGTCGGCGTGCACCGCAACGGCCGACCACCAGTCGGTGCCGCAGGTGACGTTCACCGACCCGGAGGTCGCATCCGTGGGTCTCACGGCGGCGCAGGCCGAGAAGGCCGGCTATCGCACCCGTGTTGTCGACTATGCGATCAGCAACGTGGCGGGCGCCAGCATCAACGCCGACGGCTATGTGGGCCAGGCGCGCATGGTGGTCGACGAGGATCGGCACGTGTTGCTCGGCGTGACCTTCGTGGGGACGGATGTCGGTGAGCTGTTGCACTCGGCGACCATCGCTATCGTCGGCGAGGTGACGATCGACCGGTTGTGGCACGCGGTGCCGTCGTATCCGACGCTCAGCGAAGTGTGGCTGCGGCTGCTCGAAAGCTATGGTCGGCCCACTCCGTGA
- a CDS encoding SDR family NAD(P)-dependent oxidoreductase, which produces MSGARRTIVITGASSGIGAIAAARLADEGADVAVVGRNAERTRAVADRVNGTAFLADYDHLDDVHALAAALLARYERIDVLANNAGGIVPRRALTVDGNERIIQANHLAPFLLTNLLLPRLIESATATDAPVRVVSTASMANRFGHLRLDDLNWAKRAWLGGWRAYGTSKLATILFIRELAERMTGTGVSAYSVHPGIVATSFGMGIAAMRAANALTAGRYGISAAEGAAPLVALAASAPVGAPSGTYFDRLSANGRVVAQAHDAQLGRDLWRLSAQLVGLPAD; this is translated from the coding sequence GTGAGCGGCGCACGACGCACCATCGTGATCACCGGTGCGAGCTCGGGAATCGGCGCCATCGCCGCCGCGCGGCTGGCCGATGAGGGGGCGGATGTCGCCGTCGTCGGTCGCAACGCGGAGCGCACGCGGGCCGTCGCCGATCGCGTGAACGGCACGGCGTTCCTCGCCGACTACGACCACCTCGACGATGTGCACGCACTCGCCGCAGCACTGCTGGCGCGCTACGAGCGCATTGACGTGCTGGCCAACAATGCTGGCGGCATCGTGCCGAGGCGCGCCCTCACGGTAGACGGTAACGAGCGCATCATTCAGGCGAATCACCTGGCGCCGTTTCTGCTGACGAATCTGCTGCTGCCGCGGTTGATCGAGTCGGCCACGGCGACGGATGCGCCGGTGCGCGTGGTTTCGACGGCGAGCATGGCGAACCGGTTCGGCCATCTGCGACTCGACGATCTCAACTGGGCGAAGCGAGCCTGGCTGGGCGGATGGCGCGCGTACGGAACCTCGAAGCTCGCGACGATCCTGTTCATCCGCGAACTCGCGGAGCGGATGACGGGCACAGGCGTCTCGGCATATTCGGTACACCCCGGCATCGTGGCCACGAGCTTCGGCATGGGCATCGCGGCGATGCGCGCGGCGAACGCGCTCACGGCCGGGCGTTACGGCATTTCGGCCGCGGAGGGTGCCGCGCCACTGGTGGCGCTGGCGGCATCCGCCCCCGTCGGCGCCCCGAGCGGAACCTACTTCGATCGCCTGAGCGCCAACGGCCGTGTGGTCGCGCAGGCGCACGATGCTCAGCTCGGCCGCGACCTCTGGCGCCTCTCGGCCCAACTCGTCGGCCTCCCCGCCGACTAG
- a CDS encoding SIP domain-containing protein, translating into MYQPDHAAHTGQTAHHDDRVQYLVVGDESSLSELEAELAMLPLCARGRVFIETDGVSDVALLAAPMRMTITWLPRAARSGRPGTASACAPGEAVGRAVRAWTAEMLCDGPGATRALLTGDYRTVSAVYDHLIDTVGMAPDAVATPAAFGLRTAH; encoded by the coding sequence ATGTATCAGCCAGACCATGCCGCGCACACCGGACAGACCGCGCATCACGACGACCGGGTGCAGTATCTCGTCGTCGGTGACGAGTCGTCGCTGAGCGAGTTGGAGGCCGAGCTGGCGATGCTTCCGCTGTGCGCGCGCGGTCGCGTGTTCATCGAGACCGACGGGGTGTCCGACGTCGCCCTGCTCGCCGCGCCGATGCGCATGACCATCACGTGGTTGCCCCGCGCCGCCCGCAGCGGCAGGCCTGGAACGGCATCCGCGTGTGCACCCGGTGAGGCCGTCGGCCGCGCCGTGCGTGCCTGGACGGCCGAGATGCTGTGCGATGGCCCCGGGGCGACTCGGGCGTTGCTCACGGGCGACTACCGCACGGTGTCGGCGGTCTACGACCACCTCATCGACACCGTCGGTATGGCTCCGGATGCCGTGGCCACCCCCGCTGCCTTCGGCCTGCGCACCGCCCACTAG